Proteins encoded within one genomic window of Ranitomeya variabilis isolate aRanVar5 chromosome 4, aRanVar5.hap1, whole genome shotgun sequence:
- the LOC143766867 gene encoding uncharacterized protein LOC143766867, giving the protein MAGMSLTEEKSPCSVFTADHVTPDSSPCDLITGPVRTEQPYLWSAALQVEVSTISDPLSEDLLQKRIVLIYPSKMDMDRDKMAERILHLTLEILFRLTGEDYTVVKKTSSDHCQDPVSEGWGRPLSPITGPPPHPLIHEDINDQKILELIYKMIELLTGEVPIRCQDVAVYFSMEEWEYLEGHRDLYKNVIVEVPQPLTSPDLSSKRTTPERCPRPLLPQDCNQEDPSAPQDHQGEDLTHINTTETYVRGDERCKEEIPTYDYPDDCTRISEGQLTSSIFKSDDFEILQDTPEVIAATPDISSSINSKDLSSDPMKQVPSSDSLLTTKENQSHKRGIKKQTAPKANKLFSCSECGKCCTSKSALVTHHRTHTGEKPFSCSECGKCYNRKSDLVNHHRTHTGEKPFSCSECGKCFAHKSKFVNHQRAHAGEKPFSCSECGKCFNHKWNLDEHQRTHTGAKPFSCSACGKCFILKGNLVRHQIMHTAEKPYSCSECGKCFKRKLDLDRHQRIHTEEKPFSCSECGKCFKQKWHLFKHQRTHTGEKPFSCSECGKCFHQKWHLGSHQRTHTGEKPFSCSECGKCFNHKSCLVTHQRTHTGEKPFSCLECGKCFNQKSCLVTHQRTHTGEKPFSCSECGKCFNRKGNRDEHQRTHTEEKPFSFS; this is encoded by the exons gtctctacaatatcggatcctctcagtgaagatcttctacaaaagagaattgtcctgatttacccatcaaagatggatatggacagagacaagatggcggagaggatattacacctcaccctagagatcctcttccggcttactggagag gattacacagtggtgaagaagacctctagtgatcactgtcaggaccctgtgtctgagggatggggaagacccctgagcccaatcacggggcctccacctcaccccctgatccatgaggacatcaatgaccagaagatcctagaactcatctacaagatgattgagctgctgactggagag gttcctataaggtgtcaggatgtcgctgtctatttctccatggaagagtgggagtatttagaaggacacagagatctgtacaagaacgtcatagtggaggttccccagcccctcacatctccag atctatccagtaagaggacaacaccagagagatgtccccgtcctcttcttccacaggactgtaaccaagaagatcccagtgctcctcaggatcatcag ggtgaagatctgacccatattaatactacagagacatatgtgaggggggatgagcggtgtaaagaggagattcctacatatgactacccag atgactgtaccaggatatcagagggacagctgacatcttcaatattTAAATCTGATGAttttgagatcctacaagatacaccTGAAGTAATTGCTGctactccagatatatcatcatccattaacagcaaagatctgtcatctgatcctatgaaacaggtcccatcttctgattcattactgactactaaggaaaatcaaagtcacaaaagaggcattaaaaaacaaactgctcctaaagcaaataagttgttttcatgttcagaatgtgggaaatgttgtacctcgaaatcagctttggttactcaccatagaactcacacgggagagaagcctttttcatgttcagaatgtgggaaatgttataaccggaaatcagatttggttaatcaccatagaactcacacgggagagaagcctttttcctgttcagaatgtgggaaatgttttgcacataaatcaAAATTTGTTAACCACCAGAGAGCTCatgcaggagagaagcctttttcctgttcagaatgtgggaaatgttttaaccacaaatggaatcttgatgaacaccaaagaactcacacaggagcgaagcctttttcatgttcggcatgtgggaaatgttttatcctgaAAGGGAATCTTGTTAGGCACCAAATAATGCACACagcagagaagccatattcatgttcagaatgtgggaaatgttttaaaaggaAATTAGATCTTGATCGTCATCAAAGAATCCACacggaggagaagcctttttcctgctcagaatgtgggaaatgttttaaacagaaatggcATCtttttaagcaccagagaactcacacaggcgagaagcctttttcctgttcagaatgtgggaaatgttttcaccagaaatggcatcttggtagtcaccagagaactcacacaggggagaagcctttttcctgttcagaatgtgggaaatgttttaaccataaatcctgtttggttactcaccagagaactcacacaggggagaagcctttttcctgtttagaatgtgggaaatgttttaaccagaaatcatgtttggttactcaccagagaactcacacaggggagaagcctttttcctgttcagaatgtgggaaatgttttaaccggaaagggaATCGTGatgaacaccaaagaactcacacagaggagaaacctttttcattttcttaa